From the genome of Scytonema hofmannii PCC 7110, one region includes:
- a CDS encoding sigma factor yields MKESQLKELALKAQQHPLGSTARRIALSKLIEGLYRSRKLCSPYQGRFSQVYQHIYEEAVQDLFLYICKNIDKYDPERAEFTTWVNMLLSKRFFKEAVSKVVGKANEIKVEASFLENLEDLAPKDNEQDYISDFLKIRRYIEKDPQGVFRQTRIKSYPKVNFQEIAIKKWSGLSWKDISEEFGIPIPTLSNFYQRSLDKFRHEFKELCERYVS; encoded by the coding sequence ATGAAGGAGTCCCAACTGAAAGAACTAGCTTTAAAAGCCCAACAACACCCCCTGGGTTCAACGGCTAGACGAATAGCGTTATCAAAGCTTATCGAGGGTCTTTATCGATCGCGTAAACTTTGCTCCCCATACCAAGGGAGATTTTCTCAAGTCTATCAACATATATATGAGGAGGCAGTACAAGACCTATTCTTATACATCTGTAAAAATATAGACAAATACGATCCCGAACGTGCTGAATTTACAACCTGGGTCAATATGTTACTCAGTAAGCGTTTTTTTAAAGAAGCTGTTTCCAAAGTCGTTGGTAAAGCCAACGAAATAAAGGTAGAAGCATCTTTTCTAGAAAACCTAGAAGATTTGGCACCAAAAGACAACGAACAGGATTATATATCTGATTTCTTGAAAATCAGACGGTATATAGAAAAAGATCCACAAGGAGTTTTTCGACAAACCCGGATCAAAAGTTATCCCAAGGTGAATTTTCAAGAAATAGCGATCAAAAAATGGTCTGGTCTATCTTGGAAAGACATTTCAGAAGAATTCGGCATTCCCATTCCAACATTAAGTAACTTTTATCAAAGGAGTTTAGATAAGTTTCGCCATGAATTCAAAGAATTGTGCGAACGATATGTATCATAA
- a CDS encoding DUF1822 family protein → MEFMISIETLSTFTSFISPVSRRLAEKWSQQQAKPEKKQQVLLNILSISFVNFYLECMGFETDIEASDSWNSVQQTLMNVADLQIEGLGKLECRPVLENAHFVYVPPEVHSNRIGYVAVQISKNLREAKLLGFVQEITVNYLPISQLQPLENLFSHLEECAEFKKNRTIQ, encoded by the coding sequence ATGGAATTTATGATTTCGATAGAAACCCTCTCTACATTTACTAGTTTTATATCTCCAGTTTCCCGTAGACTGGCTGAAAAATGGTCACAACAACAAGCTAAACCTGAAAAAAAACAGCAAGTTTTACTCAATATCTTATCTATATCCTTCGTAAATTTTTATCTAGAATGTATGGGATTTGAGACGGATATAGAAGCTAGTGATAGTTGGAATTCAGTACAGCAAACTCTTATGAATGTGGCAGATTTACAGATTGAAGGTTTAGGTAAATTAGAATGTCGCCCTGTTTTAGAAAATGCACACTTTGTCTACGTACCACCAGAAGTTCACTCAAATAGAATTGGCTATGTTGCTGTACAAATAAGTAAAAATTTACGCGAAGCTAAGTTATTAGGATTTGTCCAAGAAATAACAGTGAACTATCTACCTATTAGTCAATTACAGCCTCTAGAAAATTTATTTTCTCATTTAGAGGAATGCGCGGAATTTAAAAAAAACAGAACTATCCAGTAA
- a CDS encoding pentapeptide repeat-containing protein, translating to MGIDLDKLRQQAAIRWQEFQSQTKERLNQVNQAGDLAGELWEKQKVWILSGSIAIVLIFYIGRCLDAQKYNNAALVKASQDSQGLQDLEELRQSLAKVYSENDPLVREYTLQKEAVKLKKNTHNYRELFKIYRKNKELLPQYPVVKWSVLAWYSWFFKEVTPVKQNELIKNGILILIEKGILIAGFWYVGRWLWEAPQRKKQEQYQAWQIIHLAKGETVSGARKQALEDLNRQKISLAALSAEQVDLKEIHLEKADLSNANLSGADLSNANLGCADLSNANLGDADLSNANLGGADLSNANLSGAKLCNANLSGVDLSNAKLCNANLSDANLNKANLSRADLSNANLSGAKLSTAKNLTEEQVQTVRNWERH from the coding sequence ATGGGTATTGACTTAGATAAACTTCGGCAACAAGCAGCCATACGCTGGCAAGAATTCCAAAGCCAGACAAAGGAACGCTTAAACCAAGTCAACCAAGCTGGAGATCTCGCAGGTGAACTATGGGAAAAGCAGAAAGTATGGATTCTTTCAGGTTCAATAGCTATAGTACTGATATTTTATATAGGTCGTTGTCTTGATGCTCAAAAATATAATAATGCTGCTTTAGTTAAAGCATCCCAAGATTCACAAGGCTTACAAGACTTAGAGGAGTTACGTCAAAGTTTAGCAAAAGTTTATAGCGAAAATGACCCACTTGTTCGTGAGTATACATTACAAAAGGAAGCAGTAAAGTTAAAAAAAAATACCCACAACTACCGAGAGTTATTTAAAATTTATCGTAAAAATAAAGAGCTTCTCCCCCAATACCCAGTAGTTAAATGGTCAGTACTAGCATGGTATTCCTGGTTCTTTAAAGAAGTCACACCAGTAAAACAAAACGAATTAATAAAAAATGGTATTTTAATACTTATAGAAAAAGGTATTCTCATTGCTGGCTTTTGGTATGTTGGACGATGGCTTTGGGAAGCACCACAGCGAAAAAAGCAAGAGCAGTACCAAGCATGGCAGATAATACATTTAGCTAAAGGTGAAACGGTTAGCGGTGCAAGGAAACAAGCTCTCGAAGACCTCAATAGACAAAAAATATCTCTGGCAGCACTGTCAGCTGAACAAGTAGACTTAAAGGAGATTCATTTAGAGAAAGCTGACCTCAGCAATGCTAACCTCAGTGGTGCCGACCTCAGCAATGCTAACCTCGGTTGTGCCGACCTCAGCAATGCTAACCTCGGTGATGCCGACCTCAGCAATGCTAACCTCGGTGGTGCTGACCTCAGCAATGCTAACCTCAGTGGTGCTAAGCTCTGCAATGCCAACCTCAGTGGTGTTGATCTCAGTAATGCCAAGCTCTGCAATGCCAACCTCAGTGATGCCAACCTCAACAAAGCCAACCTCAGTCGTGCTGACCTCAGCAATGCCAATCTCAGTGGTGCCAAGCTTAGCACTGCCAAAAATCTCACAGAAGAGCAAGTTCAAACAGTTCGGAATTGGGAAAGGCATTAG